In Streptomyces sp. NBC_00569, a single genomic region encodes these proteins:
- the gcvP gene encoding aminomethyl-transferring glycine dehydrogenase: protein MTANRIPLSQLEQGIPFEQRHIGPDEAAQAKMLAQVGYGSLDELTAAAVPDVIKSAEALDLPGARTEAEVLAELRSLADRNQVLDSMVGLGYYGTFTPPVILRNVMENPAWYTAYTPYQPEISQGRLEALLNFQTMVAELTGLPTSGASLLDEGTAAAEAMALSRRMGKVKNGAFVVDADALPQTIAVIRTRAEPTGVEVVVADLSDGIPAEVAERGVVGVLIQYPGASGAVRDIKPVIEQAHELGAVVTVAADLLALTLLTSPGELGADIAVGTTQRFGVPMGFGGPHAGYMAVREKFARSLPGRLVGVSVDADGNKAYRLALQTREQHIRREKATSNICTAQVLLAVMAGMYAVYHGPDGLKGIARRTHRFATLLAEGLKAGGVEVVHGAYFDTLTVKVAGRAADVVSAAREGGVNLHLVDADHVSISCDETTTRTQLGAVWTAFGVEADVDALDAAAVDTLPEGFLRGDDYLAHPVFHAHRSETSMLRYLRKLADRDYALDRGMIPLGSCTMKLNATTEMEPVTWPEFGQLHPFAPADQAQGYLTLIRELEERLAEVTGYDNVSLQPNAGSQGELAGLLAVRGYHRANGDDQRTVCLIPSSAHGTNAASAVMAGMKVVVVKTADDGEIDVADLRAKIEQYADELSVLMITYPSTHGVFEEHVADICAQVHDAGGQVYVDGANLNALVGLAKPGHFGGDVSHLNLHKTFCIPHGGGGPGVGPVGVRAHLAPYLPNHPLQPAAGPETGVGPISAAPWGSAGILPISWAYVRLMGGEGLKRATQVAVLSANYIAKRLEPHFPVLYTGPAGLVAHECIIDLRPISKATGVSVDDIAKRLIDYGFHAPTMSFPVAGTLMIEPTESEDLTELDRFCEAMIAIRGEIDKVGSGRWPAEDNPLRNAPHTAAALGGEWEHAYSREEAVFPAGVVAADKYWPPVRRIDQAYGDRNLVCSCPPMDAYED from the coding sequence ATGACCGCCAACCGTATTCCGCTCTCCCAGCTGGAGCAGGGAATCCCCTTCGAGCAGCGCCATATCGGTCCGGATGAAGCAGCGCAGGCCAAGATGCTCGCGCAGGTCGGGTACGGCTCGCTCGACGAGCTGACGGCGGCCGCAGTCCCGGACGTGATCAAGAGCGCCGAGGCGCTCGATCTTCCCGGGGCTCGTACCGAGGCCGAGGTGCTCGCAGAGCTCCGCTCCCTCGCCGACCGCAACCAGGTCCTCGACTCGATGGTCGGACTGGGCTACTACGGCACGTTCACGCCGCCCGTCATACTGCGCAACGTCATGGAGAATCCGGCCTGGTACACGGCGTACACGCCCTACCAGCCGGAGATCTCGCAGGGCCGGCTCGAGGCGCTGCTCAACTTCCAGACGATGGTCGCCGAGCTGACCGGCCTGCCCACCTCGGGCGCCTCGCTGCTCGACGAGGGCACGGCCGCCGCCGAGGCGATGGCGCTGTCCCGGCGCATGGGCAAGGTCAAGAACGGCGCCTTCGTGGTCGACGCGGACGCGCTGCCGCAGACCATCGCCGTGATCCGGACGCGTGCCGAACCGACCGGGGTCGAGGTCGTCGTCGCGGACCTGTCCGACGGCATCCCGGCCGAGGTCGCCGAGCGCGGCGTCGTCGGCGTTCTGATCCAGTACCCGGGCGCCTCCGGTGCCGTCCGCGACATCAAGCCCGTCATCGAGCAGGCCCACGAGCTGGGCGCCGTCGTCACGGTCGCCGCCGATCTGCTCGCCCTCACGCTGCTGACCTCGCCCGGTGAGCTCGGCGCCGACATCGCCGTCGGTACGACGCAGCGCTTCGGTGTCCCCATGGGCTTCGGCGGTCCCCACGCCGGCTACATGGCCGTCCGCGAGAAGTTCGCGCGCAGCCTGCCCGGCCGCCTCGTGGGCGTCTCCGTCGACGCCGACGGCAACAAGGCGTACCGCCTGGCGCTGCAGACCCGTGAGCAGCACATCCGGCGCGAGAAGGCCACCAGCAACATCTGTACCGCTCAGGTGCTGCTCGCCGTCATGGCCGGCATGTACGCCGTCTACCACGGGCCCGACGGCCTCAAGGGCATCGCGCGGCGCACGCACCGGTTCGCGACGCTGCTCGCCGAGGGCCTCAAGGCCGGCGGTGTGGAGGTCGTGCACGGCGCGTACTTCGACACCCTGACCGTGAAGGTCGCGGGCCGGGCCGCCGATGTCGTGAGCGCCGCGCGCGAAGGCGGCGTCAACCTCCACCTCGTCGACGCCGACCATGTGTCGATCTCGTGCGACGAGACCACGACGCGTACCCAGCTGGGCGCCGTGTGGACCGCGTTCGGTGTCGAGGCCGATGTCGACGCGCTCGACGCGGCGGCCGTGGACACGCTGCCCGAGGGCTTCCTGCGTGGCGACGACTACCTGGCGCACCCCGTGTTCCACGCGCACCGCTCCGAGACCTCGATGCTGCGCTACCTGCGCAAGCTGGCCGACCGTGACTACGCGCTCGACCGCGGCATGATCCCGCTGGGCTCCTGCACGATGAAGCTCAACGCGACGACGGAGATGGAGCCGGTCACCTGGCCCGAGTTCGGTCAGCTGCACCCCTTCGCGCCCGCCGACCAGGCGCAGGGCTACCTCACGCTCATCCGTGAGCTGGAGGAGCGTCTCGCGGAGGTCACCGGCTACGACAACGTGTCGCTCCAGCCGAACGCCGGTTCCCAGGGCGAGCTGGCCGGTCTGCTCGCGGTCCGCGGCTACCACCGCGCCAACGGCGACGACCAGCGCACCGTCTGCCTCATCCCGTCCTCCGCGCACGGCACGAACGCCGCGAGCGCCGTGATGGCCGGTATGAAGGTCGTCGTGGTGAAGACGGCCGACGACGGCGAGATCGACGTCGCGGACCTCCGCGCCAAGATCGAGCAGTACGCCGACGAGCTCTCCGTCCTGATGATCACCTACCCGTCCACGCACGGTGTCTTCGAGGAGCACGTCGCCGACATCTGCGCGCAGGTGCACGACGCCGGCGGTCAGGTCTACGTCGACGGCGCCAACCTGAACGCCCTGGTGGGTCTCGCCAAGCCGGGCCACTTCGGCGGCGACGTCTCGCACCTCAACCTGCACAAGACGTTCTGCATCCCGCACGGCGGCGGCGGCCCCGGCGTCGGCCCGGTCGGCGTCCGCGCGCACCTCGCGCCGTACCTGCCCAACCACCCGCTGCAGCCCGCCGCCGGACCCGAGACCGGCGTCGGCCCGATCTCCGCGGCTCCGTGGGGCTCCGCGGGCATCCTGCCGATCTCGTGGGCGTACGTGCGTCTCATGGGCGGTGAGGGCCTCAAGCGGGCCACGCAGGTCGCGGTGCTCAGCGCCAACTACATCGCCAAGCGGCTCGAGCCGCACTTCCCGGTGCTGTACACGGGTCCCGCCGGCCTCGTCGCGCACGAGTGCATCATCGATCTGCGCCCGATCTCGAAGGCGACCGGCGTCAGCGTCGACGACATCGCCAAGCGGCTCATCGACTACGGGTTCCACGCGCCGACCATGTCGTTCCCGGTTGCCGGGACGCTGATGATCGAGCCGACCGAGAGCGAGGACCTGACCGAGCTCGACCGGTTCTGCGAGGCGATGATCGCCATTCGCGGGGAGATCGACAAGGTCGGTTCGGGCCGGTGGCCCGCCGAGGACAACCCGCTGCGCAACGCGCCGCACACCGCGGCCGCGCTCGGCGGCGAGTGGGAGCACGCGTACAGCCGCGAGGAGGCCGTCTTCCCCGCCGGTGTCGTGGCCGCCGACAAGTACTGGCCGCCGGTCCGCCGCATCGACCAGGCGTACGGCGACCGTAATCTCGTCTGCTCGTGCCCGCCCATGGACGCGTACGAGGACTGA
- a CDS encoding DUF5999 family protein has translation MCQHQPPCPSADSADREAALPVAHHPEQGWSLLCNGVLLFEDTGELLPNGQIIAPHRPVHVVTAA, from the coding sequence ATGTGCCAGCACCAGCCACCGTGCCCGTCCGCAGACTCCGCCGACCGGGAGGCCGCGCTCCCTGTGGCCCACCACCCCGAACAGGGCTGGAGTCTGCTCTGCAACGGCGTCCTGCTCTTCGAGGACACCGGTGAGCTGCTGCCCAACGGCCAGATCATCGCGCCGCACCGCCCGGTGCACGTCGTCACCGCGGCCTGA
- a CDS encoding glutamate-cysteine ligase family protein, giving the protein MGEKVVAGAFDLSDRRHYRRKLQQCLAGLGRLLEEERFDRPRNLMGLEIELNLAGPDGMPKMMNAQVLERIASRDFQTELGMFNLEVNIAPHRLEGRVLDRLAEELRTGLAYAHRKANEVDAGIVMIGILPTLGPDDLVSANLSDVDRYSLLNDQMVAARGEDFVVDIDGVEHLRCSSGSIVTEAACTSVQLHLQVTPARFADVWNAAQAVAAVQVAVGANSPFLFGHELWRESRPPLFQQSTDTRPPELQAQGVRPRTWFGERWISSAYDLFEENLRYFPPLLPLCDDEEPLRVIDDDGVPALGELVLHNGTVYRWNRPVYGIADGMPHLRVENRVLPAGPTVTDVIANVAFYYGVVRALAEDARPVWTRLPFDAAARNFDEACRYGIEARLDWPRRGRFGGVEKVPAVTLVRDELLPLAAAGLDAWGVEAADRDFYLGVVEERCRRRVNGASWQAATFHRALESGLERDAALAATTRRYCELMHAGDPVHTWPVGLPAPAVQLG; this is encoded by the coding sequence ATGGGGGAGAAGGTCGTGGCGGGCGCGTTCGACCTGTCCGATCGGCGGCACTACCGCAGGAAGTTGCAGCAGTGTCTGGCGGGGCTGGGGCGACTCCTGGAGGAGGAGAGGTTCGACCGTCCGAGGAATCTGATGGGCCTGGAGATCGAGTTGAATCTCGCAGGACCCGACGGCATGCCGAAAATGATGAATGCGCAAGTTCTCGAGCGCATCGCGAGCCGTGATTTCCAGACCGAACTCGGAATGTTCAATCTGGAAGTGAACATTGCCCCCCATCGATTGGAAGGCCGCGTTCTCGACCGGCTCGCCGAGGAGCTCAGGACCGGCCTCGCCTATGCCCACCGGAAAGCGAACGAGGTGGACGCCGGGATCGTGATGATCGGCATTCTCCCGACGCTCGGGCCCGATGATCTCGTCTCCGCGAACCTGTCGGACGTGGACCGCTACAGCCTCCTCAACGACCAGATGGTGGCCGCGCGCGGCGAGGACTTCGTGGTCGACATCGACGGGGTGGAGCACCTGCGCTGCAGCTCGGGGTCCATCGTGACCGAAGCGGCCTGCACCTCCGTGCAGTTGCACCTCCAGGTCACGCCCGCCCGCTTCGCCGACGTGTGGAACGCGGCGCAGGCCGTCGCGGCCGTGCAGGTCGCGGTCGGCGCCAACTCGCCCTTCCTGTTCGGGCATGAGCTGTGGCGGGAGTCGCGGCCGCCCCTGTTCCAGCAGTCGACGGACACCCGCCCGCCCGAGCTCCAGGCCCAGGGGGTACGGCCGCGTACCTGGTTCGGCGAGCGCTGGATCAGCAGCGCGTACGACCTGTTCGAGGAGAACCTGCGCTACTTCCCCCCGCTGCTGCCCCTGTGCGACGACGAGGAGCCGCTGCGCGTCATCGACGACGACGGGGTGCCGGCGCTCGGCGAGCTCGTCCTGCACAACGGCACCGTCTACCGCTGGAACCGGCCCGTGTACGGGATAGCCGACGGCATGCCGCACCTGCGCGTGGAGAACCGCGTCCTGCCCGCGGGGCCCACGGTCACCGACGTCATCGCGAACGTCGCCTTCTACTACGGCGTCGTGCGCGCCCTCGCCGAGGACGCCCGCCCCGTCTGGACCCGCCTGCCCTTCGACGCGGCGGCCCGCAACTTCGACGAGGCGTGCCGGTACGGGATCGAGGCGCGCCTCGACTGGCCGCGCCGGGGCCGCTTCGGCGGGGTCGAGAAGGTTCCCGCCGTCACGCTCGTACGGGACGAGCTGCTGCCGCTGGCCGCCGCCGGGCTCGACGCCTGGGGGGTCGAGGCGGCCGACCGTGACTTCTACCTCGGGGTGGTCGAGGAACGCTGCCGGCGGCGGGTCAACGGGGCCTCGTGGCAGGCGGCCACGTTCCACCGCGCGCTGGAGAGCGGCCTGGAGCGCGACGCGGCGCTGGCGGCGACCACCCGGCGCTACTGCGAGCTGATGCACGCGGGCGACCCGGTGCACACCTGGCCGGTGGGGCTCCCGGCGCCGGCGGTGCAACTGGGCTGA
- a CDS encoding substrate-binding and VWA domain-containing protein, producing MGRHSLPDEYGTDAVAPRRRTRGRTVAIATALVLVVAGGTALAARSGLLSLGGTCDGKTVHLDIAASPDIAPALRDAADLARKNHLTSDGQCLDTRVRAGESYKTADALRKGQKGTGDYEAWVPDSSLWIRRAGLGGNATPVTAVGNVASSPIGISMVPSAAKSMGWPAKKYTWAQLTGAAMEGDKLRLGTADPARSATGLLALTQLGASTEKSESEGDTEAAAMAKALSQRTTDSDGRLTDTLARDSSGTEQGNPRRNQALILSEQSSFRYNASAGDKDGLELFYPKDGSPQLDYPLALVDEGVKSTDERRAAIRFMTLLGEDAGVRILDRHGFRTDDEEPSDALVAGAGGRSPQPYAASDSEPPTDKELQETLGMWTITVQSARITVVVDASASMANYVPGRNQSRMEVTKASMLQALATFTPEDEIGLWEFATLLDGNRDYRRLVPTERLGDRKAGGTQRDRLSEAFSGLQPVPGGATGLYDTTLAAYEDATSSYRNGKFNALVVVTDGANQDPGSLSRSSLVSRLQSLADPQHPVPLIAIAVGPDADKDEVEQIAGATGGSGHQVSDPAEIHAVILKAIVEAGAKG from the coding sequence ATGGGACGTCACAGCTTGCCCGACGAGTATGGGACGGACGCGGTCGCCCCCCGCCGCCGCACGCGCGGCCGGACCGTCGCCATCGCCACGGCCCTCGTCCTCGTGGTCGCCGGGGGCACGGCTCTGGCCGCCCGGAGCGGTCTGCTCTCCCTGGGCGGGACCTGCGACGGCAAGACGGTCCATCTCGACATCGCCGCCTCGCCCGACATCGCCCCCGCCCTGCGCGACGCCGCGGACCTCGCCCGCAAGAACCACCTGACCTCCGATGGACAGTGCCTCGACACCCGCGTGCGGGCGGGCGAGTCGTACAAGACCGCCGATGCCCTGCGCAAGGGCCAAAAGGGCACCGGGGACTACGAGGCGTGGGTGCCGGATTCGAGTCTGTGGATCCGGCGCGCCGGCCTCGGCGGGAACGCCACTCCGGTCACGGCGGTGGGCAACGTGGCCTCCTCCCCCATCGGCATCAGCATGGTGCCGTCGGCCGCGAAGAGCATGGGCTGGCCAGCGAAGAAGTACACCTGGGCGCAGTTGACCGGCGCGGCCATGGAGGGCGACAAGCTGCGGCTCGGGACCGCGGACCCCGCGCGCAGCGCGACCGGTCTCCTCGCCCTGACCCAGCTGGGCGCCTCGACCGAGAAGTCCGAGTCCGAGGGCGACACCGAGGCCGCCGCCATGGCCAAGGCGCTCTCACAGCGCACCACCGACAGCGACGGCCGGCTGACCGACACCCTGGCGCGCGACTCCTCCGGCACCGAGCAGGGCAATCCGCGCCGCAATCAGGCGCTGATCCTCTCCGAGCAGTCCTCGTTCCGGTACAACGCGAGCGCCGGCGACAAGGACGGGCTCGAACTCTTCTACCCGAAGGACGGCTCGCCGCAGCTGGACTACCCGCTCGCGCTGGTCGACGAGGGCGTCAAGTCGACGGACGAGCGACGGGCCGCGATCCGCTTCATGACCCTGCTCGGCGAGGACGCCGGCGTCAGGATCCTGGACAGGCACGGGTTCAGGACGGACGACGAGGAGCCCTCGGACGCGTTGGTCGCCGGGGCGGGAGGCCGCAGCCCGCAGCCGTACGCGGCGTCGGACTCCGAGCCCCCGACGGACAAGGAGCTCCAGGAGACCCTCGGCATGTGGACGATCACGGTGCAGAGCGCCCGGATCACCGTCGTCGTGGACGCCTCCGCCTCCATGGCGAACTATGTGCCGGGCCGCAACCAGTCCCGCATGGAGGTCACGAAGGCCTCGATGCTCCAGGCGCTCGCCACGTTCACGCCCGAGGACGAGATCGGCCTGTGGGAGTTCGCCACGCTTCTCGACGGGAACCGCGACTACCGCAGACTCGTACCTACCGAGCGTCTCGGCGACCGCAAGGCCGGCGGCACCCAGCGCGACAGACTGTCCGAGGCCTTCAGCGGCCTGCAGCCCGTGCCGGGCGGCGCCACGGGTCTTTACGACACCACGCTCGCCGCCTACGAGGACGCCACGTCCTCCTACCGGAACGGCAAGTTCAACGCCCTCGTGGTCGTGACCGACGGTGCGAACCAGGACCCCGGGTCCCTCTCTCGCAGCAGCCTCGTCTCACGGCTCCAGAGCCTCGCCGACCCGCAGCACCCGGTGCCGCTCATCGCCATCGCGGTCGGCCCGGACGCCGACAAGGACGAGGTCGAGCAGATCGCCGGGGCCACCGGCGGCTCCGGGCACCAGGTCAGCGACCCGGCCGAGATCCACGCGGTGATCCTCAAGGCGATCGTGGAGGCGGGCGCCAAGGGCTGA
- a CDS encoding CPBP family intramembrane glutamic endopeptidase, which translates to MQAEAGAVADSFPNERLSREILRNETLLVLALSLGASGVSALISFVGSVTKPGGLKDQAATLNASAAPGRPWLDLAWQLFGIASALVPVALVAHLLLREGVGMRTIGFDRTRPLFDATRGAVIAAVIGSTGIAFYLAARGLGFNLTVVPEALPDVWWKFPVLIMSAIQNAVLEEVIVVGYLLRRLGQLGWTPGTAIVASSVLRGSYHLYQGIGGFFGNLAMGLVFAYLYRRWGRVGPLVVAHSLLDIGAFVGYALLAGKVGWLPTA; encoded by the coding sequence GTGCAGGCGGAGGCGGGTGCGGTGGCTGATTCCTTTCCGAACGAGCGGCTCTCGCGAGAGATTCTTCGGAACGAGACACTGCTCGTCCTGGCGCTCTCGCTCGGTGCGAGCGGAGTGTCCGCGCTGATCAGCTTTGTCGGGTCGGTCACGAAACCGGGGGGTCTGAAGGACCAGGCGGCGACCCTGAACGCCTCGGCGGCTCCCGGGCGGCCGTGGCTCGATCTGGCGTGGCAGTTGTTCGGGATCGCGAGCGCGCTCGTCCCGGTCGCGCTCGTCGCGCACCTGCTGCTGCGCGAGGGCGTCGGGATGCGGACGATCGGCTTCGACCGTACGAGACCACTCTTCGACGCGACCCGCGGCGCGGTGATCGCGGCGGTCATCGGCAGTACGGGCATCGCTTTCTACCTGGCGGCCCGTGGCCTCGGCTTCAACCTCACGGTGGTGCCGGAGGCGCTGCCCGATGTGTGGTGGAAGTTCCCGGTCCTGATCATGTCGGCGATCCAGAACGCCGTCCTCGAGGAAGTGATCGTCGTCGGGTATCTGCTGCGCAGGCTGGGGCAGTTGGGCTGGACGCCCGGTACCGCGATCGTGGCCAGCTCGGTGCTGCGCGGCTCGTACCACCTCTACCAGGGCATCGGCGGCTTCTTCGGGAACCTCGCGATGGGCCTGGTGTTCGCGTATCTGTACCGCCGTTGGGGGCGGGTCGGGCCGCTGGTGGTGGCGCACTCGCTGCTCGACATCGGCGCGTTCGTCGGATACGCGCTGCTCGCGGGGAAGGTGGGGTGGCTGCCCACGGCGTGA
- a CDS encoding PhzF family phenazine biosynthesis protein, which produces MRIRIVDAFTDRPFAGNPAGVLLLGAFPDDARLQDIAAEVNHAETAFAHPLPAGGGADWALRWFTPATEVDMCGHATLATAHVLHSTGTTHGPVRFATRSGVLVATPREDGTITLDFPTAPLTRIDSPEGVAAALGAEPLSVHDTGRQVGDLLVELADEKTVHALAPDLKALATHSERGVIATARAADPDGAYDFVSRCFFPRVGIDEDPVTGSAHTALAPFWSARLGRAELTGLQASARTGLVRTELRGARTLLTGRAVTVIEGDLLA; this is translated from the coding sequence ATGCGCATTCGAATCGTGGACGCCTTCACCGACCGCCCCTTCGCCGGCAATCCCGCCGGCGTACTGCTCCTCGGCGCCTTCCCCGACGACGCCCGGCTCCAGGACATCGCCGCCGAGGTCAACCACGCCGAGACGGCCTTCGCCCATCCGCTGCCCGCCGGCGGCGGCGCCGACTGGGCGCTGCGCTGGTTCACCCCCGCCACCGAGGTCGACATGTGCGGCCACGCCACCCTGGCCACCGCGCACGTGCTGCACAGCACCGGCACCACCCACGGCCCGGTCCGCTTCGCCACCCGCAGCGGCGTGCTCGTCGCGACCCCGCGCGAGGACGGCACGATCACGCTCGACTTCCCGACCGCGCCCCTGACCCGTATCGACAGCCCCGAAGGGGTCGCGGCAGCCCTCGGCGCCGAGCCCCTCTCGGTGCACGACACCGGCCGTCAGGTGGGCGATCTGCTCGTCGAACTCGCGGACGAGAAGACCGTCCACGCCCTCGCACCCGACCTCAAGGCGCTCGCCACCCATTCGGAGCGCGGCGTGATCGCCACCGCCCGCGCCGCGGACCCCGACGGCGCCTACGACTTCGTCTCCCGCTGCTTCTTCCCGCGTGTCGGCATCGACGAGGACCCGGTCACCGGCAGCGCCCACACGGCCCTCGCACCGTTCTGGTCCGCGCGCCTCGGCCGCGCCGAACTCACCGGCCTCCAGGCCTCCGCCCGCACGGGCCTCGTGCGCACCGAACTGCGCGGCGCCCGGACCCTGCTGACCGGCCGCGCCGTCACGGTCATCGAGGGCGACCTGCTCGCCTAG
- a CDS encoding PadR family transcriptional regulator has translation MRSHGHEHEHGHGHGQCGPGHPGRGGFEGRRAAFGPFGPGFGPGPWGGGGRGGRGGPRGRARRGDVRASILALLKDRPMHGYEMIQEIAERSGGAWKPSPGSVYPTLQLLEDEGLIASESEGGKKLFALTDSGRSAADEGPDAPWEEAGRGVDWDTLNEIRQAGFGLMEAFGQVWKTGSKEQREKALTVINDARKKLYLILADED, from the coding sequence ATGCGTTCCCATGGCCACGAGCATGAGCACGGACACGGACATGGACAGTGCGGGCCCGGCCATCCCGGTCGGGGCGGCTTCGAAGGGCGGCGCGCCGCCTTCGGCCCCTTCGGGCCGGGCTTCGGCCCGGGACCCTGGGGTGGCGGCGGGCGCGGCGGCCGGGGCGGGCCTCGTGGAAGGGCACGGCGCGGCGACGTACGCGCGTCGATCCTGGCCCTCCTGAAGGACCGTCCGATGCACGGCTACGAGATGATCCAGGAGATCGCCGAGCGCAGCGGCGGGGCGTGGAAGCCCAGCCCCGGTTCGGTGTACCCGACCCTCCAGCTGCTGGAGGACGAGGGCCTGATCGCCAGTGAGAGCGAGGGCGGCAAGAAGCTGTTCGCGCTCACCGACTCGGGCCGTTCCGCGGCCGACGAGGGACCCGACGCCCCCTGGGAAGAGGCCGGGCGCGGGGTCGACTGGGACACCCTGAACGAGATCCGGCAGGCCGGCTTCGGTCTGATGGAGGCGTTCGGGCAGGTCTGGAAGACCGGCAGCAAGGAGCAGCGCGAGAAGGCGCTGACCGTCATCAACGACGCCCGCAAGAAGCTGTACCTGATCCTCGCCGACGAGGACTGA
- a CDS encoding type II toxin-antitoxin system Rv0910 family toxin — translation MAEVSAEARIGAPAEKVWAQLTDFTTYGEWNATHTSFPKGAPTSLEVGGTFEENMKLMGFPAEVTWTVEDLETTRTLAIRGKGPMGVNVGTRYTLTADGDGTTVRIDGEFTGAAVSLMAGKLKDSATAALNESLRKLAGLVA, via the coding sequence ATGGCCGAAGTCAGCGCGGAAGCACGGATCGGGGCGCCCGCGGAGAAGGTCTGGGCCCAGCTCACCGACTTCACCACGTACGGTGAGTGGAACGCCACACACACGAGTTTCCCGAAGGGCGCCCCCACGTCGCTCGAAGTGGGCGGCACGTTCGAGGAGAACATGAAGCTCATGGGCTTCCCGGCGGAGGTGACCTGGACCGTCGAGGACCTGGAGACCACCCGCACCCTCGCCATCAGGGGCAAGGGCCCGATGGGCGTCAACGTCGGCACGCGCTACACCCTGACCGCGGACGGCGACGGAACGACGGTCCGCATCGACGGCGAGTTCACCGGCGCCGCGGTGTCCCTGATGGCGGGCAAGCTCAAGGACTCGGCGACGGCCGCGCTCAACGAGTCGCTGCGCAAACTGGCCGGCCTCGTCGCCTGA
- a CDS encoding Clp protease N-terminal domain-containing protein, translating into MQSPTPSEATASGHSRADVDTRLSPELASVVAGARRRAVRDGDRQIDTAHLLHSLLETDPQVREAFGGGPQLARLLGYLVQRSIGYGLQWQGTVEDSGAVPVVAGLGWSPAAAAAMEAALDRAERRGDARARGVDLLTSLVADRECRAVEVLGRAGVDVENLQRHAEAGC; encoded by the coding sequence GTGCAAAGCCCTACCCCGTCCGAGGCCACCGCAAGCGGCCACAGTCGTGCAGATGTTGACACCAGGCTCAGTCCCGAGCTCGCCTCGGTGGTGGCCGGCGCGCGCCGCAGAGCCGTCCGTGACGGGGACCGTCAGATCGACACCGCGCATCTCCTGCACTCGCTCCTCGAGACCGACCCTCAGGTGCGCGAGGCCTTCGGCGGCGGTCCGCAGCTCGCCCGTCTCCTCGGCTACCTCGTGCAGCGGAGCATCGGCTACGGCCTCCAGTGGCAGGGCACGGTCGAGGACTCCGGAGCCGTGCCCGTCGTGGCGGGGCTCGGCTGGTCGCCCGCCGCGGCCGCCGCGATGGAAGCCGCGCTCGACCGCGCCGAGCGCCGCGGCGACGCGCGTGCGCGCGGCGTGGACCTCCTCACCTCACTCGTGGCGGACCGGGAGTGCCGCGCCGTCGAGGTGCTCGGACGGGCCGGGGTCGATGTGGAGAACCTGCAGCGGCATGCCGAGGCCGGGTGCTGA
- a CDS encoding EamA family transporter: MPVHASQGIQANRGRGVGLGLALVSALAFGGSGVAAKPLIEAGLDPLHVVWLRVAGAALVMLPVAWRHRALVVQRPALLAGFGLLAVAGVQACYFAAISRIPVGVALLIEYLAPALVLGWVRFVQRRPVTRAAALGVVLAVGGLACVVEVWAGLSVDLVGLLLALAAACCQVGYFVLSDQGSDAGDRAPDPLGVIAYGLLVGALVLTVVARPWGMDWSVLGGSASMNGTSVPAWLLLGWIVLIATVIAYVTGVLSVRRLSPQVAGVVACLEAVIATVLAWVLLGEHLSAPQIVGGAVVLVGAFIAQSSAPAKPEIVAVAVEAAPDSAADSATPDNVPPGRPDKTLSGRGRAN, encoded by the coding sequence GTGCCGGTGCATGCGTCTCAGGGGATTCAGGCGAACCGCGGGCGAGGTGTCGGACTGGGGCTCGCCCTTGTCTCGGCGCTCGCCTTCGGCGGTTCCGGTGTGGCGGCGAAGCCGCTGATCGAGGCGGGTCTCGACCCGCTCCACGTGGTGTGGCTGCGCGTCGCCGGCGCCGCGCTCGTCATGCTGCCCGTCGCCTGGCGGCACCGCGCCCTGGTCGTCCAGCGGCCCGCGCTGCTCGCCGGGTTCGGCCTGCTCGCCGTCGCCGGTGTGCAGGCCTGCTACTTCGCCGCGATCTCCCGTATCCCCGTCGGCGTCGCCCTCCTCATCGAGTACCTCGCCCCCGCGCTCGTCCTCGGCTGGGTGCGTTTCGTGCAGCGCAGGCCCGTGACGCGCGCCGCCGCGCTCGGCGTGGTCCTCGCCGTCGGCGGCCTCGCCTGCGTCGTCGAGGTATGGGCGGGCCTCAGCGTCGACCTGGTCGGCCTGCTGCTCGCCCTCGCCGCCGCCTGCTGCCAGGTCGGCTACTTCGTCCTGTCCGACCAGGGCAGCGACGCGGGGGACCGGGCGCCGGACCCGCTTGGCGTGATCGCGTACGGGCTGCTCGTCGGCGCCCTCGTCCTGACGGTCGTGGCGCGCCCCTGGGGCATGGACTGGTCCGTGCTCGGCGGCAGCGCCTCGATGAACGGCACCTCCGTGCCCGCGTGGCTGCTGCTGGGCTGGATCGTGCTGATCGCCACGGTCATCGCCTACGTCACCGGAGTCCTCTCGGTGCGCCGGCTCTCGCCCCAGGTGGCCGGAGTCGTGGCCTGCCTGGAGGCGGTCATCGCGACCGTGCTGGCCTGGGTGCTCCTGGGCGAGCACCTGTCGGCGCCGCAGATCGTCGGCGGTGCGGTCGTCCTGGTCGGGGCGTTCATCGCGCAGTCCTCGGCCCCGGCGAAACCCGAGATCGTCGCCGTTGCCGTCGAGGCGGCCCCGGACTCGGCAGCGGACTCGGCAACCCCGGACAACGTGCCCCCGGGGCGGCCGGACAAGACGTTGTCCGGCCGCGGAAGGGCGAACTAG